A region of Chitinivibrionia bacterium DNA encodes the following proteins:
- a CDS encoding Gx transporter family protein, producing the protein MLIDRQNEKAALFVMAFLLAGIERFFPVIPVLPWLKIGLFHAVVMVWIYRYGLIDALAFVFIRQWVIMAFFGFAILPFVLGTSGTVVSVILGAALIKSRKFGAIAIGIFCAIVHNIVQLFVLYHIMGGNFVWQWQLPIMLAVSLFTGAITGFLAVKINGISFNDNVGAYCIRSKNDMQCKKNDNDNIGDRAYAIRPYGIAVLIVVIATTFIFENYIFYAAIFLAGLIVSKFINCRLLGAVEFVKRYGIFIVALFISSAFYNYQGALHHTAKISLWFFLTPFFQKSGFYQLFYGALTKIFPQKYSETLSIGAIMPQVFPSVLEEIPSIIKSVFKKPKSAAEILARKTSELLAQWGKN; encoded by the coding sequence ATGCTAATTGATAGACAGAATGAAAAAGCCGCGCTGTTTGTTATGGCGTTTCTTTTGGCGGGGATTGAGCGGTTTTTCCCTGTAATTCCTGTTTTGCCTTGGCTGAAAATCGGGCTTTTTCACGCGGTTGTTATGGTTTGGATTTACAGATACGGACTAATTGACGCGCTTGCCTTTGTTTTCATTCGTCAATGGGTTATTATGGCGTTTTTCGGCTTTGCAATTTTGCCGTTTGTGCTGGGAACAAGCGGGACTGTCGTTTCGGTGATTTTGGGCGCGGCGCTCATAAAATCGCGGAAATTCGGCGCAATCGCAATCGGGATTTTTTGTGCGATAGTTCATAATATCGTGCAATTGTTTGTGCTTTATCACATTATGGGCGGAAATTTCGTATGGCAGTGGCAATTACCGATAATGCTTGCGGTTTCGCTTTTTACGGGGGCGATAACGGGATTTTTGGCGGTGAAAATCAACGGAATTTCGTTTAATGATAATGTAGGGGCGTATTGCATACGCTCAAAAAACGATATGCAATGCAAAAAAAACGACAACGACAATATTGGCGATAGGGCGTATGCAATACGCCCCTACGGGATTGCCGTGTTAATTGTTGTAATCGCAACAACATTTATTTTTGAAAATTATATTTTTTACGCCGCAATATTTTTGGCGGGGTTAATTGTTTCTAAATTCATAAATTGCAGGTTGTTAGGCGCGGTTGAGTTTGTTAAGCGATACGGGATTTTCATTGTTGCGCTGTTTATTTCTTCTGCGTTTTATAATTATCAGGGCGCGTTGCATCATACTGCCAAGATTTCGCTTTGGTTTTTTCTTACGCCGTTTTTTCAAAAGAGTGGGTTCTATCAGTTGTTTTATGGCGCGCTTACTAAGATTTTCCCGCAAAAATATTCCGAAACGCTCAGCATTGGTGCAATAATGCCGCAAGTTTTTCCAAGCGTTTTGGAAGAAATTCCGAGTATTATCAAGAGTGTTTTTAAGAAACCCAAGAGCGCGGCGGAAATTTTGGCGAGGAAAACGTCGGAATTGTTGGCGCAATGGGGGAAAAATTAA